One Kitasatospora sp. NBC_01287 DNA window includes the following coding sequences:
- a CDS encoding cytochrome P450, with product MTADRIPPPPFTLADWPAEQIADPYPVYRRYRAAGAVQEGAGGYFVFGYQEVAQALASPRLGRRAPAAAVGAGVTHAAVADTAVRALVEDWLVFLDPPRHTRLRAVLSREFTPRVVAGLRARMAAIVAELLAGQHTIDLVADFAAPYPVLVISELLGLPRRDGRWLRECSLRLQQGSSSRAGRTPEAPALADAAARELTGYFHEQLAGRRARGSGGGSGGGDLIDLLLAAGELTSAEVVATCVHLLTAGHETTTHLITKSVLALLDRPELVALLRAEPALLPAAVEEFARYDPPVQAVTRWVQQDERLGAHPVPRGARVTLLLGAANRDPAHFERPDAVDPHRRTTGRQLAFGLGIHYCLGAVLARAETELALAALLGPLSTAELLERPVRYAADLVFHGPERLLLRW from the coding sequence GTGACGGCGGATCGGATACCGCCGCCCCCGTTCACCCTGGCCGACTGGCCTGCCGAGCAGATCGCCGACCCCTACCCCGTCTACCGGCGCTACCGCGCGGCGGGTGCGGTGCAGGAGGGCGCGGGCGGCTACTTCGTCTTCGGCTACCAGGAGGTGGCCCAGGCACTGGCCAGCCCACGGCTGGGCCGGCGTGCCCCGGCGGCGGCCGTCGGGGCCGGGGTGACCCACGCGGCGGTGGCGGACACGGCGGTGCGCGCCCTGGTGGAGGACTGGCTGGTCTTCCTCGACCCGCCCCGCCACACCCGCCTGCGGGCCGTGCTCAGCCGCGAGTTCACCCCCCGGGTGGTGGCCGGGCTGCGGGCGCGGATGGCCGCGATCGTGGCCGAGCTGCTGGCGGGGCAGCACACCATCGACCTGGTGGCGGACTTCGCCGCGCCCTACCCGGTGCTGGTGATCTCCGAACTGCTCGGCCTGCCCCGCCGGGACGGCCGCTGGCTGCGCGAGTGCTCGCTGCGCCTGCAGCAGGGGAGCAGCTCACGGGCGGGGCGCACGCCCGAGGCACCGGCCCTGGCCGACGCGGCGGCCAGGGAGCTGACCGGCTACTTCCACGAGCAACTGGCCGGGCGGCGGGCGCGCGGCAGCGGGGGCGGCAGCGGGGGCGGCGACCTGATCGACCTGCTGCTCGCGGCCGGGGAGTTGACGTCGGCGGAGGTCGTCGCGACCTGCGTGCACCTGCTGACCGCCGGGCACGAGACCACCACCCACCTGATCACCAAGTCGGTGCTGGCCCTGCTCGACCGCCCGGAGCTGGTGGCCCTGTTGCGCGCCGAACCCGCGCTGCTCCCCGCCGCCGTCGAGGAGTTCGCCCGCTACGACCCGCCGGTCCAGGCCGTCACCCGCTGGGTCCAGCAGGATGAACGGCTCGGCGCCCACCCGGTCCCGCGCGGGGCCAGGGTCACCCTGCTGCTGGGCGCTGCCAACCGCGATCCGGCCCACTTCGAGCGGCCGGACGCGGTGGACCCGCACCGACGGACCACCGGTCGGCAACTCGCCTTCGGCCTGGGCATCCACTACTGCCTGGGCGCGGTGCTGGCCCGCGCGGAGACGGAGCTGGCGCTGGCCGCCCTGCTGGGCCCGCTGAGCACCGCCGAGCTGCTGGAGCGACCGGTGCGGTACGCGGCGGACCTGGTCTTCCACGGCCCGGAACGGCTGCTGCTGCGCTGGTGA
- a CDS encoding GNAT family N-acetyltransferase encodes MREQLLVLHRIEESDWPAVHGWASLPEVCRYQPWGPNTEEQTRQFVTAAVESWAYTPQRRYPYLARLRGEAVGMGELHIRNRGRREGEISYLVHPRVWGQGIGTAIGRELLAHGFEELGLHRIHATCDPRNHGSARVMAKLGLTYEGRLRHTMLLRDGWRDSEVHSILEHEWHPAG; translated from the coding sequence ATGCGTGAGCAACTGCTGGTCCTGCACCGGATCGAGGAGAGCGACTGGCCCGCCGTCCACGGCTGGGCGAGCCTGCCGGAAGTGTGCCGCTACCAGCCCTGGGGGCCGAACACCGAGGAGCAGACCCGGCAGTTCGTGACCGCCGCGGTCGAGTCCTGGGCATACACCCCGCAGCGGCGCTACCCCTACCTGGCCCGGCTGCGAGGGGAGGCCGTCGGCATGGGCGAACTGCACATCCGCAACCGCGGCCGCCGCGAGGGCGAGATCTCCTACCTCGTGCACCCGCGGGTGTGGGGGCAGGGCATCGGCACGGCCATCGGTCGGGAACTGCTCGCACACGGCTTCGAGGAGCTGGGCCTCCACCGGATCCATGCCACCTGCGACCCGCGCAACCACGGCTCGGCCCGGGTCATGGCCAAGCTCGGCCTGACCTACGAGGGACGGCTGCGCCACACGATGCTGCTCCGGGACGGCTGGCGGGACTCCGAGGTCCACAGCATCCTGGAGCACGAATGGCACCCGGCCGGATAG
- a CDS encoding GNAT family N-acetyltransferase has protein sequence MLIDHWPLLGLRLSTPRLELRLPGDNELAELADLAAEGIHEPDRMPFLVPWTDLPPAERARSVVQHHWLRRGNWSPDNWALTLAVFESGRVVGLQSVFARDFAVLRQVSTGSWLGSRYQRRGIGTEMRAAVLHLAFEGLEALEATSGAFEDNATSFAVSQKHGYELDGIDRHAVRGRPTTMRRLRLTRARWQAHQQVPVSISGLRPCRQMFGLPQEDLHAAGSDSVAPGDPGDPQGLGRGVPQY, from the coding sequence ATGCTGATCGACCACTGGCCCCTGCTGGGCCTGCGCCTGAGCACCCCCCGCCTGGAACTGCGCCTGCCCGGCGACAACGAGCTGGCCGAGCTGGCCGACCTGGCGGCGGAGGGCATCCACGAACCGGACCGGATGCCCTTCCTGGTGCCGTGGACCGACCTGCCGCCGGCGGAACGGGCCCGCTCGGTGGTCCAGCACCACTGGTTGCGCCGGGGGAACTGGTCGCCGGACAACTGGGCGCTGACCCTCGCCGTCTTCGAGAGCGGCAGGGTCGTCGGGCTGCAGTCCGTCTTCGCCCGGGACTTCGCCGTCCTGCGGCAGGTCAGCACCGGCTCCTGGCTCGGATCGCGGTACCAACGGCGAGGCATCGGCACCGAGATGCGCGCCGCCGTACTGCACCTGGCCTTCGAAGGGCTCGAAGCCCTGGAGGCGACGTCGGGCGCCTTCGAGGACAACGCCACCTCGTTCGCCGTGTCCCAGAAGCACGGCTACGAACTCGACGGCATCGACCGGCACGCGGTCCGCGGCCGGCCCACGACGATGAGGCGGCTGAGGCTGACGCGTGCCCGCTGGCAGGCGCACCAGCAGGTCCCCGTCTCGATCAGCGGACTGCGGCCCTGCCGCCAGATGTTCGGCCTGCCGCAGGAGGACCTCCACGCCGCAGGTAGTGACTCGGTGGCGCCCGGAGATCCGGGAGATCCTCAGGGGCTCGGTCGTGGAGTACCGCAGTACTGA
- a CDS encoding SUKH-4 family immunity protein, with translation MIRDLPPLPLPQYAVVRIGCSPRVPTEIAADLRQTGVPAGLIGYEYRPLAEAAVLDGFGECGVVVFGSCSLFGLIGINVASRLIVHIPSTEASVVNHVNRDLGAFHRCVAATIARFPFYEEHEEDRFDQAADDLRELLATLDATALAHNGFWETLCDDVAMGDYANWED, from the coding sequence GTGATTCGAGACCTGCCGCCGTTGCCGTTGCCCCAGTACGCCGTGGTCCGGATCGGCTGCTCGCCGCGGGTGCCCACAGAGATCGCCGCCGATCTGCGGCAGACCGGCGTGCCGGCGGGACTGATCGGCTACGAGTACCGACCGCTGGCCGAGGCGGCAGTTCTGGACGGGTTCGGCGAGTGCGGGGTAGTCGTCTTCGGGTCCTGCAGTCTGTTCGGGCTGATCGGCATCAATGTGGCTTCGCGCCTCATCGTGCACATCCCCAGCACCGAGGCTTCGGTCGTCAACCACGTGAACCGGGACCTCGGGGCCTTCCACCGGTGCGTGGCAGCCACTATCGCCCGCTTCCCCTTCTACGAAGAACACGAGGAGGACCGGTTCGACCAGGCAGCGGACGACCTTCGCGAGCTCCTCGCCACCCTCGACGCCACCGCGCTGGCACACAACGGGTTCTGGGAGACCCTGTGTGACGACGTCGCGATGGGCGACTACGCGAACTGGGAGGACTGA
- a CDS encoding transposase, translating into MNNAWVVFEDEAGQSMTPPRARTWGRQGVTPVVRVRGRGSGRVSMAGMTCYKPGERSRLIYAIREYRGRKDEPKGFGWKDYRDLIVRAHSQLGGPIVLVWDNLRMHLVAPLREFFEANAAWLTVFQLPTYAPDLNPQEGVWSLVKRGIGNLAAADLGQITRAVKRKLKMLQYRPEVIDGCLTATGLMLES; encoded by the coding sequence GTGAACAACGCCTGGGTGGTCTTCGAGGACGAAGCCGGCCAGTCGATGACGCCGCCGCGCGCCAGGACCTGGGGCCGCCAGGGCGTCACCCCGGTCGTCCGCGTGCGCGGGCGGGGCTCGGGCCGTGTCTCCATGGCGGGGATGACCTGCTACAAGCCCGGTGAGCGGTCCCGGCTGATCTATGCGATCCGCGAGTACCGGGGCCGCAAGGACGAACCGAAGGGCTTCGGGTGGAAGGACTACCGCGACCTGATCGTCCGTGCCCACAGCCAGCTCGGCGGTCCGATCGTCCTGGTGTGGGACAACTTGCGCATGCACCTGGTCGCGCCGCTGCGGGAGTTCTTCGAGGCCAACGCCGCCTGGCTCACGGTGTTCCAGCTACCGACCTACGCTCCGGACCTGAACCCGCAGGAGGGCGTCTGGTCGCTGGTCAAGCGGGGCATCGGTAACCTCGCCGCCGCTGACCTCGGCCAGATCACCCGCGCGGTGAAGCGCAAGCTCAAGATGCTGCAGTACCGGCCGGAGGTGATCGACGGCTGCCTGACGGCCACGGGTCTGATGCTGGAGAGCTGA